The Erythrobacter sp. HL-111 DNA segment TTCGCGCTGCTTTCGGTGGGCGATGCGGTGGTCAAGACGATGGCGACCGACTGGCCGGCCTTTGCGGTCGCCGCGCTGCGGTTCTCGCTGGGCGCGCTCGGCCTCGCCGCGCTGCTGCTGCGGGCCGAGGGGCCGCGCGCCTTTCGCCCGACCCATCCCAAGCTGCAGGTGGCGCGCGGGGCCTGTCTCGCCTTCGCTTCGGTCGCCTTCTTCTCCGCGATCTACATCATGCCGCTGGCCGAAGCCATGGCGATCGCATTTGTCGCACCCGTGCTGACGCAGGCGCTCGCGGGGCCGCTGCTGGGCGAACGGGTGCGTCCGGCGGTCTACCTCGTCTCGCTCGCCGCGCTCGCCGGCGTCGCGATCATCCTCAGGCCCAATCTCGCCGAGCTTGGCCTCGCGGCGCTGCTGCCGCTTATCTCGGCGACCTTCTTCGCCCTGCTGATGATCGCCAACCGGGCGAGCGCGGGGCAGGGCAGCGCGCTGTCGATGCAGGTCTTCGTCGCCGGCATCTGCGCGCCGATCCTGATCGCGCTTGCCGGTGCGGCCAAGCTTTCGGGCGTGCCCGCGCTCGATTTCGGCTGGCCCGAATGGCACGTCGTCGCCCGCTGCGCGATCGTCGCGGTGACGGCGAGCAGCGCGCACTGGCTGGTCTATATCGGCACCGCCAGGGCGGGGGCATCGACCATCGCCCCGGCGATCTACGTCCAGATGCTGGTCGCGGTGGGGCTGGGCTGGTGGTGGTTCGACAACGTGCCCGACCTTTACACGATGGCGGGCGCGGCGCTGATCATTGCGGCGGGGCTCTATCTCTGGCGCGCGGGCGCCCGGCGCGGATAGGCGGCGATCCGGGAAGGGCGGGCTTGCCGCGGCGATGCGAAACGCTAGACCGGCAGGCGAATCGGCGACGGGCGGCGCAGCGCCCGCCGCGCAGGGCCTTGAAGGGGGTGACAGCGCATGTGCGGGATCATGGGTATCGTCAGCAGCCGGCCGGTCGCGGAGCGGCTGCTCGACGGCCTCAGGCGGATGGAGTATCGCGGCTATGACAGCGCCGGGATCTGCACCCTGCACGAAGGCGCCCTGGTGCGCCGCCGGGCCGAGGGCAAGCTCGACAATCTTGCCCGCGCGCTGGGAGAGGAACCCGCGCCCGGCAATGCCGGGATCGCGCACACCCGCTGGGCGACCCACGGCGCCCCGACCGCAACCAACGCGCACCCGCACGCGACCGGCGAGGTGGCGATCGTCCACAACGGCATCATCGAGAACTACAAGGAACTGCGCGCCGAACTCGCCGCCGAAGGGCGGACCTTCGAAAGCGAGACCGACAGCGAGGTGGTCGCGCACCTGGTCTCGAGCCGGGTCGAGGCGGGCATGGACCCGATCGACGCGGTGAAGGAGGTGCTCCCGCGCCTGCGCGGCGCCTTCGCGCTCGCCATCGCGTTCCGGAGCCATCCCGACATGCTGATCGGCGCGCGGCTCGGCTCGCCGCTGGTGGTCGGATACGGACCCGAGGGCGAGGGTGGGGGCGGGGGCGAGATGTATCTCGGCTCCGACGCGCTCGCGCTTGCCCCGCTGACGCAGCGCATTTCCTATCTCGAGGAGGGCGACTGGGTCGTGGTGACGCGCGGCGGGGCGCAGGTCTTCGATGCCGAGAACAACAAGGTGACGCGCGAAATCCGCGCTTCCGGCGCCTCGGCAGCGGCGGTGGAGAAGGGCAATTACCGCCACTTCATGCAGAAGGAGATATTCGAGCAGCCGACCGTGGTCGCGCAGACGCTCGGCTCCTACCTGCGGCGCGAGGACAACACGGTTGCCCTGCCGCAGTTCGATTTCGACCTGTCGGGGGTCAGGCGGCTCACCGTGGTCGCCTGCGGGACCTCTTTCTATGCCGGCATGGTCGCGAAATACTGGTTCGAGCGATTCGCCCGCCTGCCGGTCGATGTCGATGTCGCGAGCGAGTTCCGCTACCGCGAGCCGGTGCTGGAGGAGGGCGGGCTCGCCCTGTTCATCTCGCAGAGCGGGGAGACCGCCGACACGCTCGCCGCGCTGCGCCATTGCCGCGCGCAGGGCCAGACGATCGGCGTCGTCGTCAACGTGCCGACCAGCACCATGGCGCGCGAGGCCGACCTGCTGCTGCCGACCCATGCCGGGCCGGAAATCGGCGTCGCCTCGACCAAGGCCTTCACCTGCCAGCTCGCCGTGCTCGCCGCGCTCGCCGCGCACATGGCGGTGAAGAAGGGCCGTTTCACGCGCGAGGAGGAGCGCGAGGTGGTCGGCCACCTGCTCGAGGCGCCCGCGGCATTGAACGCGGCGCTCGACCACGACGAGGACATCGCCGCCATCGCCCCGCTCGTCGCCCCGGCGCGCGACGTGCTCTATCTGGGACGCGGGCAGGACTACCCGCTGGCGCTCGAAGGCGCGCTGAAACTCAAGGAAATCAGCTATATCCATGCCGAGGGCTATGCCAGCGGCGAGATGAAGCACGGGCCCATCGCGCTGATCGACGATGCCGTGCCGGTGGTCGTGATCGCGCCTTCGGGGCCGCTGTTCGAAAAGACCGTCTCGAACATGGAGGAGGTCCGCGCGCGCGGCGGGCAGGTGGTGCTGATCTCGGATGCGAAGGGGCTGGCCGAGGCGGGCGAGGGCTGCCTCGCCACGATCGAAATGCCGGTGGTCCACCCGCTGATCGCGCCGCTGGTTTATGCGATCCCGGTCCAGCTGCTCGCCTACCACGTCGCCGTGGTCAAGGGCACGGATGTCGACCAGCCGCGCAACCTCGCGAAATCGGTGACGGTGGAGTGAACCGGCCAGCCGCCGGGGCGCCTGAAGGCGGTTCGATTTCGGCAGGAAACCCCGTACGCTTTACGGCGCTCTAACCTTTCTCGGTTAATGCCGCTCGCGTGAGCGAACAGGCCCCCACTCCAGCGCAGCCCGACCAGCCGGGATTGACCGCCCTTGCCGTGCTCGGCCTGACCGATCGCGGCGGAGCGGATTGGGCGCGCCTGCGGGAGATGCAGTATTCCGCGCTGGCCGGGCTGACCTTCGTGAAGTCCTATGCCCACGCGCTGTTCGCGGTGCTCGTCGCGACGATCTACCGCGACGCGGTGCCCATGGTCGCGCTCGCGCTGTGGATGGCGGCACTGGCGGCGGTGCACGTGCGCGGGGCGAAGTTCGACCGCTCGCTTGGCGAGGTCGGGCATCGCAAGATCACGGTGCGCGATTTCAACCGGCAGACGCTCACCCCGGCGCTTTCGGGGCTGCTCTGGGCGGGCGCGGTGCTCGGCTTCGGTCCGATGGGCACGCCGGGCGATTTCGGCGCGCTGCTCTACATCCTCGCGATCCTCATCACCGCCGGCATGTTCTTCAACACCGCCGCACCGTTCGGCGTCGTCGTCTTCGCGGTGATCGTCGGGACGGGCACGGCGCTGGCGCTGGCGCTGGAGGGCGAATTCGTGACGATGATCGTCTCGATCGTCTTCGCCATCGTCTCGATCGTCGGCGCGGTCGAGACCGGACGCCGCTTCCTTGCCGCACGGCTCGCCGAGACGGCGATCGCGGAAAAGGAGGAAGTCGTCTCGCTCCTGCTGCGCGAATTCGAGGAGAACGAGGCCGACTGGCTGTGGGAGGTCGATACCGCCCGCCGCCTGCGCTCGGTTTCCCCGCGTTTCGCCTTCGCGCTCGGCGCCTCGCAGGCGGCGGTGACGGGCCGACCGCTGCTCGAACTCGTCAGCGGCGCGGGCTGGGGCGAGGAACGCTATCCCGAAAGCCTCCACGAACTCGCCGACAAGCTCAAGAACCGGGAGAATTTCTCGAACCTCCTGGTCGAGGTGACGATCCACGGGGAAAAGCGCTGGTGGGAATTGTCGGGCACGCCCCTGCGCGACGAGCGCGGCCGCTTCGACGGGTTCCGCGGGGTCGGCTCGGACGTCACCGAGCAGCGCGAGTCGTCGGAAAAGATCGCCTATCTCGCGCGCTTCGACACGCTCACCCAGCTGCCCAACCGGCTCCAGCTGACCGAGGCGCTGGGCGATGCGCTGCGCTATGCCGAGAAATGGCGCTCGAGCTGCGCGCTGCTGATGGTCGATCTCGACCGTTTCAAGGCGGTGAACGATTCGCTCGGCCACATGACCGGCGACAAGCTGCTCGCGCAGGTGTCCGCCCGGCTCCAGGCGCTGATGGACCAGGACCTCTTGGTCGGCCGGCTCGGCGGGGACGAATTCGCGATCGTGATCCGCGATGCGAGCGACCGCGAACGCGTCCCCGCGGTCGCGAGGCGCGTGATCGAGACGCTTTCCGAACCCTACCAGGTCGAACAGCACACGCTCTATGTCGGCGCCAGCGTCGGTTCGGCGATCGGCCCGCGCGACGGCAGGACGGTCGAGGAACTGATGCGCAATGCCGACCTCGCGCTCTATCAGGCGAAGGACATCGGCGGGGGCGAGCATTGCCGGTTC contains these protein-coding regions:
- a CDS encoding DMT family transporter; amino-acid sequence: MLKRTAISARQDEGAIGLAYAVSGFALLSVGDAVVKTMATDWPAFAVAALRFSLGALGLAALLLRAEGPRAFRPTHPKLQVARGACLAFASVAFFSAIYIMPLAEAMAIAFVAPVLTQALAGPLLGERVRPAVYLVSLAALAGVAIILRPNLAELGLAALLPLISATFFALLMIANRASAGQGSALSMQVFVAGICAPILIALAGAAKLSGVPALDFGWPEWHVVARCAIVAVTASSAHWLVYIGTARAGASTIAPAIYVQMLVAVGLGWWWFDNVPDLYTMAGAALIIAAGLYLWRAGARRG
- the glmS gene encoding glutamine--fructose-6-phosphate transaminase (isomerizing), which encodes MCGIMGIVSSRPVAERLLDGLRRMEYRGYDSAGICTLHEGALVRRRAEGKLDNLARALGEEPAPGNAGIAHTRWATHGAPTATNAHPHATGEVAIVHNGIIENYKELRAELAAEGRTFESETDSEVVAHLVSSRVEAGMDPIDAVKEVLPRLRGAFALAIAFRSHPDMLIGARLGSPLVVGYGPEGEGGGGGEMYLGSDALALAPLTQRISYLEEGDWVVVTRGGAQVFDAENNKVTREIRASGASAAAVEKGNYRHFMQKEIFEQPTVVAQTLGSYLRREDNTVALPQFDFDLSGVRRLTVVACGTSFYAGMVAKYWFERFARLPVDVDVASEFRYREPVLEEGGLALFISQSGETADTLAALRHCRAQGQTIGVVVNVPTSTMAREADLLLPTHAGPEIGVASTKAFTCQLAVLAALAAHMAVKKGRFTREEEREVVGHLLEAPAALNAALDHDEDIAAIAPLVAPARDVLYLGRGQDYPLALEGALKLKEISYIHAEGYASGEMKHGPIALIDDAVPVVVIAPSGPLFEKTVSNMEEVRARGGQVVLISDAKGLAEAGEGCLATIEMPVVHPLIAPLVYAIPVQLLAYHVAVVKGTDVDQPRNLAKSVTVE
- a CDS encoding bifunctional diguanylate cyclase/phosphodiesterase, with translation MQYSALAGLTFVKSYAHALFAVLVATIYRDAVPMVALALWMAALAAVHVRGAKFDRSLGEVGHRKITVRDFNRQTLTPALSGLLWAGAVLGFGPMGTPGDFGALLYILAILITAGMFFNTAAPFGVVVFAVIVGTGTALALALEGEFVTMIVSIVFAIVSIVGAVETGRRFLAARLAETAIAEKEEVVSLLLREFEENEADWLWEVDTARRLRSVSPRFAFALGASQAAVTGRPLLELVSGAGWGEERYPESLHELADKLKNRENFSNLLVEVTIHGEKRWWELSGTPLRDERGRFDGFRGVGSDVTEQRESSEKIAYLARFDTLTQLPNRLQLTEALGDALRYAEKWRSSCALLMVDLDRFKAVNDSLGHMTGDKLLAQVSARLQALMDQDLLVGRLGGDEFAIVIRDASDRERVPAVARRVIETLSEPYQVEQHTLYVGASVGSAIGPRDGRTVEELMRNADLALYQAKDIGGGEHCRFEPVLHASAEERRQLEVSLRKALGLEEFLLHYQPVVDARSERVVSFEALVRWHSSEHGFVSPGKFIPLAEDTRLIVPIGKWVLRKACMEAREWPEEVKVNVNVSPEQLLEPDFHQDVVDALAASGLRPERLEVEVTESIFLRDASVARNALEQVMALGCSVALDDFGTGYSSLGYLRKLRFSTIKVDRSFVQGAAQGNNESLAIINAVVAMAKSLDMTTTAEGVENGEEAALIRNLGCDKIQGFYFGRPMSNEEARRLFRTQRRRLSA